In Nostoc sp. CENA543, a single genomic region encodes these proteins:
- a CDS encoding S-layer family protein, with product MKASSVGWNWINVILLGEILLWCSFAYAQVTVDSTLNTTFTQSGNDFTITDGNRIGNNLFHSFEQFSIPAKGSAFFNNALDVENIFSRVTGGNISHIDGLIKANGNANLFLLNPSGIIFGANAKLEIGGSFIATTANSIKFADGTEFSAVNPQQNPVLTINVPIGLQMGSNSASIIANGQGYTNNGYTISRLPQSTELQVKPGKTLALVGGDLQLHGLILTAPQGRIELTSTNGAGQVDLLPNAQGYTLGYSSGQTLGDIQLTQQSLLDVSGINAGDVNIQGKNIRFTDGSLVLGQNYGYLPGGDIRLRASEAIALIGTVSDGILGSGVRVDAFGTGASSNISVVTPQLILQQGAILNTITSGNAASGNIQIDAAKIEISGYSLTYPLGVTNITTSTYSFGSAGDIFMNSDSLLLTNGGSISSASFASGSGGKVTIRNQNTTVKGESPFGLYSAISLSTFATGNAQDLSLDTARLQILEGGTVGSSAFFMGNGGNVNINASEAIAISGSSPNNQSNINSSAVRLSPQLRQLFDLPDILTANAGNVSINTPNLILTDGGTVSVTSQGIGNGGTLNITSDRIQLKNQGSIQAQTESGNGGNINLQVGKLLFLRQDSKITATASGLGDGGNITINTPIITGWENSDIIANAVRGRGGNIQITSQGIIGLEYRPQITAENDITASSQFGVSGTVQVNTTGVDPNSGLVELPANVADPSQQIATGCTDTSGSSFIATGRGGIPQNPTQEVRSDRTWSDIRNISAFQKKPALQAQTSKYPELLVQATGWQRNPQGKIELITDKSSVNLQPSLTCAAVHKS from the coding sequence ATGAAAGCATCCTCTGTTGGCTGGAATTGGATCAATGTCATCTTGTTAGGTGAAATTCTCTTGTGGTGCAGCTTTGCTTATGCTCAAGTCACTGTAGATTCCACCCTCAACACTACCTTTACTCAAAGTGGCAACGACTTTACAATCACGGACGGAAATCGAATCGGTAACAATCTGTTTCACAGTTTCGAGCAATTTTCAATTCCCGCTAAAGGCTCTGCTTTCTTCAACAATGCCTTAGATGTAGAGAATATCTTCAGTCGGGTAACTGGGGGCAATATTTCCCATATTGACGGTTTAATTAAAGCCAACGGCAATGCTAATTTATTTTTGCTCAATCCTAGTGGAATTATTTTTGGAGCAAATGCCAAATTAGAGATTGGTGGTTCTTTTATTGCGACAACAGCCAATAGCATCAAATTTGCTGATGGGACTGAATTTAGCGCAGTCAATCCCCAACAAAACCCAGTATTGACGATTAATGTTCCCATCGGCTTACAAATGGGCAGCAATTCTGCATCTATCATAGCTAATGGACAGGGATACACCAATAATGGCTATACGATTTCTCGACTGCCTCAATCCACAGAATTACAAGTCAAACCGGGGAAAACTTTGGCTTTAGTAGGCGGTGATCTGCAATTGCATGGATTGATCTTGACTGCACCACAAGGACGAATAGAACTGACAAGCACCAATGGTGCAGGACAAGTTGATTTACTCCCTAATGCCCAAGGTTATACACTGGGGTACAGTTCTGGACAAACTTTGGGTGATATTCAACTCACACAACAGTCACTATTAGATGTTAGTGGTATCAATGCAGGTGACGTTAACATTCAAGGAAAAAATATTCGCTTTACTGATGGTTCGTTAGTTTTAGGGCAAAATTATGGCTATCTTCCTGGTGGTGACATTCGGTTACGAGCGTCAGAAGCGATCGCTTTAATTGGCACGGTCAGCGATGGCATACTAGGAAGTGGAGTGCGCGTTGATGCTTTTGGGACGGGAGCTAGCAGTAATATCAGTGTAGTAACACCTCAGCTTATCCTCCAGCAAGGAGCAATATTAAACACGATCACATCAGGAAACGCCGCCAGTGGCAACATCCAAATTGATGCAGCCAAGATTGAAATATCCGGCTATTCACTCACTTATCCGCTTGGTGTGACTAACATCACCACTAGTACCTATAGTTTTGGCAGTGCTGGTGATATCTTCATGAATAGCGATAGTTTATTACTAACCAATGGAGGTTCGATATCCTCAGCGTCATTTGCTAGCGGCTCTGGTGGTAAAGTAACAATTCGCAATCAAAATACTACAGTTAAGGGTGAAAGCCCTTTTGGCCTTTATAGTGCTATCAGTCTCTCAACTTTTGCCACCGGCAATGCCCAGGATTTATCACTAGATACTGCTAGATTACAGATTTTAGAGGGTGGCACAGTTGGTTCATCGGCGTTCTTTATGGGGAATGGCGGCAATGTCAATATCAATGCTAGTGAAGCGATCGCCATTAGTGGTAGTAGTCCCAACAATCAAAGTAACATTAATTCCAGTGCCGTCCGTTTGAGTCCCCAGTTACGTCAATTATTCGATTTACCCGATATACTGACAGCGAATGCCGGTAATGTCAGTATTAATACACCCAATCTCATACTGACAGATGGTGGCACAGTGAGTGTTACTAGTCAAGGTATTGGCAATGGCGGGACTCTCAACATTACAAGCGATCGCATCCAGTTAAAAAATCAAGGCTCAATTCAAGCACAGACAGAATCTGGTAATGGTGGCAATATCAACCTACAAGTCGGAAAGTTGTTATTTCTGCGTCAAGATAGCAAAATTACTGCCACAGCTAGTGGTTTAGGAGACGGTGGTAATATCACAATTAATACACCCATCATTACTGGCTGGGAAAACAGCGATATTATTGCTAACGCAGTTAGAGGACGTGGAGGCAATATTCAAATCACCTCACAGGGAATTATTGGCTTAGAATATCGTCCCCAAATAACTGCTGAAAATGATATTACTGCCAGTTCACAGTTTGGGGTGAGTGGTACGGTGCAAGTGAATACAACTGGAGTTGATCCCAATTCGGGGTTAGTGGAACTACCTGCTAATGTCGCTGACCCATCCCAACAAATTGCTACAGGTTGTACTGATACTAGTGGTAGTAGTTTTATCGCCACAGGACGGGGTGGCATACCGCAAAATCCCACACAGGAAGTGAGGAGCGATCGCACTTGGTCTGACATCCGCAACATCTCTGCATTCCAGAAAAAACCAGCACTACAAGCACAAACATCAAAATATCCAGAATTGCTTGTTCAAGCAACTGGCTGGCAACGTAACCCTCAAGGCAAAATTGAATTAATTACCGATAAATCTTCTGTGAATTTACAACCCTCATTAACTTGTGCTGCTGTTCATAAAAGCTGA